The Blautia hydrogenotrophica DSM 10507 genome window below encodes:
- the acsC gene encoding acetyl-CoA decarbonylase/synthase complex subunit gamma, giving the protein MALNGIQIFKMTPKKNCKECGCPTCMAFSMKVAQGAMDISACPHMSQDALDALSEATAPPMKTIKIGVGDNEYSLGGETVLFRHEKTFVSKTRYAVALCTDMDDAAVEAKLAEIPKVDYERIGERMHVELIYVNCGEGADAAKYTALVEKAAALGRTLVLGCEDPEIAKAALAVCKDSKPVLNGANASNYEAMNAVATEAGVVLGVSGKDLNELYDTVAALEKAGNKNLVLDVTGENAKDTFANAVLVRRAAIQDGDRTFGYPSIVNLVKIARGDKFAQAALASMFTMKYGSVIVMEEMTYAEALALFGLRQNVFTDPQKPMKVEPGIYPINGADENSLVLTTVDFALTYFVVSGELERSGVPCNLTVSDAGGLSVLTSWAAGKFSGGTIAKFIQEEVEPKVKCRKLVIPGKVAVLKGDIEAKLPGWEVIVGPREAVQLVKFLKDMQA; this is encoded by the coding sequence ATGGCACTGAATGGTATTCAGATTTTTAAAATGACCCCGAAGAAAAACTGTAAGGAGTGCGGATGCCCTACTTGTATGGCTTTTTCCATGAAAGTGGCTCAGGGTGCAATGGATATTTCCGCTTGTCCGCATATGTCTCAGGATGCGTTGGATGCGCTGTCTGAGGCGACTGCTCCGCCAATGAAGACAATTAAAATCGGAGTTGGCGACAATGAGTACAGCCTGGGCGGAGAGACTGTTCTGTTCAGACATGAGAAGACTTTTGTGAGCAAGACCAGATATGCAGTTGCTCTTTGCACAGATATGGATGACGCAGCTGTGGAAGCAAAACTGGCTGAGATTCCGAAGGTTGATTACGAGCGTATCGGCGAGAGAATGCATGTAGAACTGATCTACGTGAACTGCGGTGAAGGTGCAGATGCTGCGAAATATACTGCGTTAGTAGAGAAAGCAGCTGCATTGGGAAGAACTTTGGTTCTGGGATGTGAAGACCCTGAGATTGCCAAAGCAGCTTTGGCTGTATGCAAAGACAGCAAACCGGTGTTAAACGGTGCAAATGCTTCCAACTATGAGGCGATGAATGCAGTTGCCACTGAGGCAGGCGTTGTGTTGGGTGTTTCTGGCAAAGATTTGAATGAGCTGTATGACACAGTAGCAGCACTGGAGAAAGCTGGAAATAAGAACCTGGTATTGGATGTAACTGGAGAGAATGCTAAGGATACTTTTGCGAACGCAGTACTGGTAAGACGTGCTGCTATCCAGGATGGAGACAGAACTTTTGGTTATCCATCTATTGTAAATCTGGTTAAGATTGCTAGAGGAGATAAGTTTGCACAGGCAGCGCTGGCATCTATGTTTACTATGAAATATGGTTCTGTCATTGTGATGGAAGAGATGACCTACGCAGAGGCGCTTGCGCTGTTTGGCTTGCGTCAGAATGTATTTACCGATCCTCAGAAGCCAATGAAGGTAGAGCCTGGTATTTATCCGATCAACGGAGCAGATGAGAATTCTCTGGTTCTGACAACGGTTGACTTTGCTTTGACTTACTTCGTTGTTTCCGGTGAGCTGGAGCGTTCCGGCGTACCGTGTAACCTGACTGTCAGCGATGCAGGTGGACTGTCTGTTCTGACATCCTGGGCAGCCGGCAAGTTCTCTGGAGGCACAATAGCGAAATTTATCCAGGAAGAAGTAGAGCCTAAGGTGAAATGCAGAAAACTGGTGATTCCAGGAAAAGTGGCAGTTCTGAAGGGGGATATCGAGGCAAAGCTTCCAGGCTGGGAAGTAATTGTTGGACCGAGAGAAGCCGTGCAGTTAGTCAAGTTTTTGAAGGATATGCAGGCTTAA
- the acsE gene encoding carbon monoxide dehydrogenase/acetyl-CoA synthase methytransferase subunit, whose protein sequence is MAKFVVIGERLSATAPAVNKAFTERDPEPILLRAKQQLDAGATYLDVNIGPAENDGEDLMKWAVQLLQSNFDNVPLALDTANAAAIEAGISVYNRDKGKPIVNSADASGRIQYVDLAAANDAIVIALCNGEGIAKDNDERMMYMQTLMERGMEHGMDVENDMWFDPLFLVTKGMQDKQMEILEFIKMISDMGMKSTGGLSNNSNGMPKHIRPIMDAAMIAMAMMQGLTSAIVNPNDLRLMETVKSCDIIKNNNLYADSYLEI, encoded by the coding sequence ATGGCAAAATTTGTAGTAATTGGGGAGAGACTTTCAGCGACAGCACCTGCTGTAAATAAGGCGTTTACCGAGAGAGATCCAGAACCAATCCTCTTAAGAGCAAAACAGCAGCTTGACGCAGGTGCTACATATCTGGATGTAAATATCGGACCGGCTGAGAATGACGGAGAAGATCTGATGAAATGGGCAGTACAGCTCCTTCAGAGCAATTTTGACAACGTTCCGCTGGCATTGGATACTGCCAATGCAGCTGCGATTGAGGCAGGTATTTCCGTATACAATCGTGATAAAGGAAAACCGATTGTTAACTCCGCGGATGCGTCAGGAAGAATTCAGTATGTGGACTTGGCGGCTGCAAATGACGCTATTGTCATCGCTCTTTGCAACGGCGAGGGAATCGCGAAAGACAATGACGAACGTATGATGTATATGCAGACGTTGATGGAGCGCGGAATGGAGCATGGAATGGACGTGGAGAATGATATGTGGTTTGACCCGCTATTCCTGGTTACCAAGGGAATGCAGGACAAGCAGATGGAGATTCTCGAGTTCATCAAAATGATCTCTGATATGGGCATGAAGAGTACCGGTGGTCTTTCCAATAATTCCAACGGTATGCCGAAACATATTCGTCCGATTATGGACGCTGCGATGATTGCCATGGCTATGATGCAGGGCTTGACTTCTGCAATCGTAAATCCGAACGATCTTCGTCTGATGGAGACTGTTAAGTCTTGTGATATCATCAAGAATAACAATCTGTACGCAGATTCTTATCTGGAGATCTAA
- the acsV gene encoding corrinoid activation/regeneration protein AcsV produces MYKVTFAFEDGNVVETFANTGDNLLEIAREANVAIDAPCSGNASCGKCRVQLKSGELDSKKTLHISEEEYQEGWRLACVSTVCADVTVLVPDIASAYKSRMKVADLSSKGEIAIFENVKSDIELAGIELTNSLDVVDVKMSPPSLDDTMPDNERLMRALRKYLNISRVRIPYSVLRKLPNVLRDNDFAVKCVVRTTPDDMFVYDIFGKDEDVLIGGLAIDIGTTTVSALIINMENGEILAKASAGNGQIRYGADVINRIIEQQKPGGTNRLQRAVIDDTINPMIQEMCKKAGISRNSIYRMCVAANSTMNHLFAGINADPLRMEPYIPAFFKTNSLFASDVGIAINPDAHIIVAPNIGSYVGGDITAGTLVSMIWNKPEFSLFIDLGTNGELVFGNSDFMMSCACSAGPAFEGGDISCGMRATDGAIEACTIDKETMEPTYKIVGEPGTKPIGLCGSGIIDIISELYMCGIIDPKGKFIREGKRIRHDQYGMGSYVIAFEEEAGSVKDVEITEVDIDNFIRAKGAIFSAIRTMLGSLDFDVSMIDHVYVAGGIGSGINMENAVNIGMFPDVPLDKFHYIGNSSLSGAYVMLLSTKAEKKTYELASNMTYMELSTVPTYMDEFVGSCFIPHTDTGLFPNVKQR; encoded by the coding sequence ATGTACAAGGTAACGTTTGCATTCGAAGACGGGAATGTAGTTGAAACATTTGCAAACACAGGAGATAATCTTCTGGAGATTGCCAGAGAGGCCAACGTGGCTATCGACGCGCCATGTTCCGGAAATGCTTCCTGTGGAAAATGTCGAGTGCAGCTAAAGAGCGGAGAGCTGGATTCAAAGAAGACCCTTCATATCAGTGAGGAGGAGTATCAGGAGGGATGGCGTCTTGCCTGTGTGAGTACGGTCTGTGCGGATGTGACTGTGCTGGTTCCCGATATTGCCTCGGCTTATAAGAGCAGAATGAAGGTGGCAGATTTAAGCTCTAAAGGGGAAATAGCCATTTTTGAGAATGTGAAGAGTGACATTGAACTGGCAGGTATAGAACTGACGAACAGCTTAGATGTGGTGGATGTAAAAATGAGTCCGCCTAGTCTGGATGATACAATGCCTGACAATGAAAGATTAATGAGAGCTCTGAGAAAATATTTGAATATATCCAGGGTTCGTATACCATATTCTGTTTTGCGTAAGCTACCGAATGTGCTTAGAGACAATGATTTCGCAGTAAAATGTGTGGTGCGTACGACTCCAGATGACATGTTTGTCTATGATATTTTTGGTAAGGATGAGGATGTTTTAATCGGTGGTTTGGCGATTGATATTGGTACCACGACAGTTTCAGCGTTGATTATCAATATGGAAAATGGAGAGATTTTGGCTAAGGCATCTGCTGGAAACGGACAAATTCGCTATGGGGCTGATGTTATCAATCGTATCATCGAGCAGCAGAAGCCAGGCGGCACGAATAGACTCCAGAGGGCAGTTATCGACGATACAATCAATCCGATGATTCAGGAAATGTGCAAAAAGGCAGGTATATCCAGAAACTCCATTTATCGTATGTGTGTAGCAGCTAATAGTACGATGAATCATCTGTTTGCGGGCATTAACGCGGATCCGCTGCGCATGGAACCATACATACCAGCATTTTTCAAGACAAATTCACTGTTTGCTTCAGATGTGGGGATTGCGATTAACCCGGATGCACATATAATCGTAGCGCCTAATATCGGAAGTTATGTGGGCGGAGATATCACTGCCGGTACTTTGGTCAGTATGATTTGGAATAAACCCGAGTTTTCACTTTTTATAGATTTGGGAACGAATGGAGAGCTTGTATTTGGAAACTCTGACTTTATGATGAGTTGTGCCTGTTCAGCAGGCCCGGCATTTGAGGGTGGAGATATTAGCTGTGGAATGCGGGCAACAGATGGAGCAATTGAGGCTTGTACTATCGACAAAGAGACCATGGAGCCCACTTACAAGATTGTAGGAGAACCAGGAACGAAGCCTATTGGTTTGTGTGGTTCAGGGATTATTGATATCATCAGTGAGCTCTATATGTGTGGCATCATAGACCCGAAAGGAAAATTTATACGAGAAGGAAAACGCATTCGCCACGATCAGTATGGAATGGGAAGCTATGTGATTGCCTTTGAAGAAGAGGCAGGTTCCGTGAAGGATGTAGAGATTACGGAAGTAGATATTGACAATTTTATCCGTGCAAAGGGAGCAATTTTCTCAGCAATCCGCACGATGCTTGGTTCCCTGGATTTTGATGTGTCTATGATTGATCATGTGTATGTGGCCGGTGGCATTGGTAGCGGAATCAATATGGAGAATGCTGTTAATATTGGTATGTTTCCGGATGTACCGTTGGATAAATTCCACTATATTGGAAATTCGTCTCTGAGCGGAGCTTATGTTATGTTGTTGTCCACGAAGGCAGAGAAGAAAACTTATGAATTGGCGTCTAATATGACGTACATGGAATTGAGTACAGTGCCGACTTACATGGATGAGTTTGTGGGCTCCTGTTTCATACCGCATACAGACACAGGTTTGTTTCCAAATGTCAAGCAGAGATGA
- a CDS encoding DUF3786 domain-containing protein yields MAFDLNDLGYEKDSKERMPWEHYTEAYQKADPEEISRRLNLPYDETRKVLTVYFLGSTYEISWPDFQVSHLDDSVGYYPLEEMIYAKILVIRYLLEAVDSTPSGAYKTYREMPWGEVYLRQFDGRCIKRLAFSYGNRLEQFEKTMERMQARKTKFGDCSYEVELVKNYFVQFILWEGDEEFPPSSQILFSDNFPTSFSAEDMAVVGDVTIGTMKEIGKIL; encoded by the coding sequence ATGGCTTTTGACTTAAACGATTTGGGATATGAGAAAGACAGCAAGGAGAGGATGCCCTGGGAACATTACACAGAGGCTTATCAAAAGGCGGACCCTGAGGAGATTAGCCGTCGGTTAAATCTTCCTTATGATGAGACGCGAAAGGTGTTGACTGTTTATTTTCTGGGCAGTACTTATGAGATCAGTTGGCCGGATTTTCAGGTGTCGCATCTAGACGACTCTGTTGGATATTATCCGCTGGAGGAAATGATCTACGCAAAGATTTTGGTGATTCGTTATCTGTTGGAAGCAGTGGATTCTACACCTAGTGGCGCTTATAAGACTTACCGGGAGATGCCGTGGGGAGAAGTTTATCTGCGGCAATTCGACGGTAGATGCATCAAACGGCTGGCATTTTCTTATGGGAACCGTTTGGAGCAATTTGAAAAGACCATGGAGCGGATGCAGGCAAGGAAAACAAAATTTGGAGACTGTTCTTACGAGGTTGAGTTGGTAAAAAACTATTTCGTCCAGTTTATTTTGTGGGAAGGGGATGAAGAGTTCCCTCCATCGTCTCAGATTCTGTTTTCTGATAACTTTCCCACTTCTTTTTCCGCAGAAGATATGGCTGTCGTGGGAGATGTGACCATTGGGACAATGAAGGAGATAGGAAAAATTCTCTAG
- a CDS encoding formate--tetrahydrofolate ligase yields MGFKSDIEIAQECTMEPITKIAEKAGIDDKYLEQYGKYKAKIDYNLLKETEGKDGKLVLVTAINPTPAGEGKTTTTVGLADGLQKLGKNVMVALREPSLGPVFGVKGGAAGGGYAQVVPMEDINLHFTGDFHAIGAANNLLAAMIDNHIYQGNALNIDPRKITWKRCVDMNDRQLRFVVDGLGGKTNGMPREDGYDITVASEIMAVLCLASDINDLKNRLARIVVGYTYGKASEQKPVTAGDLNAQGAMCALLKDALKPNLVQTLEHVPAIVHGGPFANIAHGCNSVIATKMALRLGDYAITEAGFGADLGAEKFLDIKCRMAGLKPSAVVIVATVRALKYNGGVPKADLNNENLEALEKGLPNLLKHVSNIKNVYKLPCVVAINAFPTDTKAELDLVESKCRELGVNVALSEVWAKGGEGGVKLAEEVIRLVEEPNDFTYSYELEGSIEDKLNQIVQKIYGGKRVVLTANAQKQAKELEALGYGNCPICVAKTQYSLTDDQTKLGAPTDFEVTVRNLKISAGAGFIVALTGEIMTMPGLPKVPAAERIDVDETGKISGLF; encoded by the coding sequence ATGGGATTCAAAAGTGACATCGAAATCGCACAGGAGTGCACAATGGAACCGATCACCAAGATTGCTGAGAAGGCTGGGATCGATGACAAATATCTGGAGCAGTACGGAAAGTACAAAGCAAAAATCGACTATAATCTGTTAAAAGAGACCGAAGGCAAAGACGGCAAACTCGTTCTGGTAACCGCTATCAATCCGACTCCAGCCGGAGAAGGAAAGACCACCACGACTGTAGGTCTGGCTGACGGACTTCAGAAATTAGGAAAGAACGTTATGGTTGCTCTGCGTGAGCCGTCCTTAGGACCGGTCTTCGGCGTAAAAGGCGGCGCTGCCGGCGGCGGATACGCTCAGGTTGTTCCAATGGAGGACATCAACCTGCATTTTACCGGTGACTTCCATGCCATCGGAGCTGCAAATAACCTGCTGGCTGCTATGATCGACAACCATATCTATCAGGGCAACGCTTTAAATATTGACCCGAGAAAGATCACCTGGAAAAGATGTGTGGACATGAACGACCGTCAGCTTCGTTTCGTGGTAGACGGCCTGGGCGGAAAGACCAACGGAATGCCACGTGAGGACGGCTATGACATCACCGTTGCCTCCGAGATCATGGCAGTTCTGTGTCTGGCAAGCGATATCAACGACCTGAAAAATAGACTGGCAAGAATCGTTGTAGGATATACTTACGGAAAAGCTTCCGAGCAGAAACCGGTAACCGCAGGCGACTTAAACGCACAGGGAGCAATGTGCGCGCTGTTAAAAGATGCCCTGAAGCCAAACTTGGTACAGACCCTGGAGCATGTACCGGCAATCGTACACGGCGGACCATTCGCAAACATCGCACACGGCTGTAACTCTGTCATCGCAACAAAAATGGCACTGAGACTGGGCGATTACGCGATCACTGAGGCAGGATTCGGCGCAGACTTAGGTGCTGAGAAGTTCCTGGACATCAAGTGCCGTATGGCAGGACTGAAGCCAAGTGCAGTGGTAATCGTGGCAACTGTACGTGCACTGAAATACAACGGAGGAGTACCGAAGGCAGATCTGAACAACGAGAACCTGGAAGCACTGGAGAAAGGACTTCCAAACCTGCTGAAACACGTAAGCAACATTAAAAATGTATACAAACTGCCGTGTGTGGTAGCGATCAACGCATTCCCAACCGATACCAAGGCAGAGTTAGACCTGGTAGAGAGCAAGTGCCGTGAGCTGGGCGTAAACGTAGCGCTGTCTGAGGTATGGGCAAAAGGCGGCGAAGGCGGCGTGAAACTGGCAGAGGAAGTCATCAGACTGGTAGAAGAGCCGAACGACTTCACCTACTCCTATGAGCTGGAAGGAAGCATTGAGGACAAACTGAACCAGATCGTACAGAAGATCTACGGAGGAAAGAGAGTTGTGCTGACTGCAAACGCTCAGAAGCAGGCAAAAGAACTGGAAGCGCTGGGCTATGGAAACTGCCCGATTTGTGTGGCAAAAACACAGTACAGCCTGACAGACGATCAGACGAAACTGGGAGCGCCGACCGACTTTGAGGTGACGGTACGTAACCTGAAGATCTCTGCTGGAGCAGGATTCATCGTAGCCCTGACCGGAGAGATCATGACAATGCCTGGTCTGCCAAAGGTACCGGCTGCTGAGAGAATCGACGTGGACGAGACTGGAAAGATTAGCGGATTGTTCTAA
- a CDS encoding cyclodeaminase/cyclohydrolase family protein, with amino-acid sequence MGFSTSTCTEFVEVLASKAPVPGGGGASALVAAVGTALGNMVGSLTVGKKKYADVEDEMWELKAKCDQLQKDFLRLIERDAEVFEPLSKAYGMPKNTEEEKAEKARVMEIVLKEACSVPMEIMEKCCEAIELIVEFGAKGSTLAISDAGVGAAFCKAALKGASLNVYINTKSMADRAYAEELNKKADAMLEKYTKIADETFDSVLSRLK; translated from the coding sequence ATGGGATTTTCAACAAGTACCTGTACAGAGTTTGTGGAAGTGCTGGCTTCTAAAGCGCCGGTACCAGGCGGCGGCGGAGCGTCTGCTTTGGTCGCAGCAGTGGGAACTGCTCTTGGAAACATGGTGGGAAGCCTGACTGTGGGCAAGAAAAAATATGCGGATGTAGAGGATGAGATGTGGGAGCTGAAAGCAAAATGCGATCAGCTTCAGAAAGATTTCTTACGTCTGATCGAGAGAGATGCGGAAGTATTTGAACCCCTTTCTAAAGCTTATGGCATGCCAAAGAATACAGAAGAGGAGAAGGCAGAGAAGGCAAGAGTAATGGAGATTGTCCTGAAGGAAGCATGCTCTGTGCCGATGGAAATTATGGAAAAATGCTGCGAGGCGATTGAATTGATTGTAGAATTTGGTGCAAAAGGCTCCACTTTGGCGATCAGTGATGCTGGTGTGGGTGCAGCTTTTTGTAAAGCGGCCTTAAAAGGTGCTAGCCTGAATGTATATATTAATACAAAATCTATGGCAGACAGGGCATATGCAGAAGAGCTAAACAAAAAAGCAGATGCAATGCTTGAAAAATATACAAAGATTGCGGATGAGACTTTTGACAGTGTTCTGTCCAGATTAAAATAA
- a CDS encoding bifunctional 5,10-methylenetetrahydrofolate dehydrogenase/5,10-methenyltetrahydrofolate cyclohydrolase, which produces MAKQLLGKEVTAALNERIKADVAKLQGKGINPTLCIIRVGENGSDISYEKGATKRCETLGVACEKILLPADVSQDELLATIDKVNKDDHIHGVLLFRPLPKHLNQSVIENALDPAKDVDCMTDGSMSGVFTGKKVGFPPCTPQACMEILDHYGIDCTGKKAVVIGRSLVVGKPAAMMLVKKNATVTICHTKTVDMPAVAKEADILIVAAGRAGVVGADYARAGQTVIDVGINVNAEGKLCGDVDFPAVEPVVDAITPVPGGVGSVTTSVLVGHVVEAAMRKAGE; this is translated from the coding sequence ATGGCAAAACAGTTATTAGGAAAAGAAGTAACCGCAGCTCTCAATGAGAGAATCAAAGCGGACGTTGCAAAGTTACAGGGAAAAGGGATTAACCCGACTCTGTGTATTATTCGTGTAGGTGAGAATGGCAGTGATATCTCCTACGAAAAAGGAGCTACCAAGCGTTGTGAGACTCTAGGGGTTGCTTGTGAGAAGATTTTACTTCCAGCGGACGTATCACAGGATGAACTGTTGGCTACGATTGATAAAGTAAATAAGGACGACCATATTCACGGCGTATTGCTGTTCCGTCCACTGCCGAAACACTTAAATCAGTCTGTGATCGAGAATGCCCTGGATCCTGCAAAAGATGTTGACTGTATGACAGATGGCTCTATGTCTGGCGTGTTCACTGGAAAGAAAGTAGGTTTTCCGCCTTGCACACCTCAGGCTTGTATGGAAATTCTGGATCACTATGGAATTGACTGCACCGGAAAGAAAGCAGTAGTAATTGGAAGAAGTCTTGTAGTTGGAAAACCTGCGGCAATGATGCTGGTTAAGAAAAATGCAACGGTGACTATCTGTCATACGAAAACGGTGGATATGCCTGCAGTTGCAAAAGAAGCGGATATTCTGATTGTGGCAGCCGGACGTGCAGGAGTTGTGGGTGCGGATTATGCGCGTGCAGGTCAGACTGTTATTGATGTCGGCATTAACGTAAATGCGGAAGGTAAACTCTGCGGAGATGTTGATTTCCCAGCAGTAGAGCCGGTCGTAGATGCGATTACTCCAGTGCCAGGTGGAGTAGGAAGTGTTACGACTTCTGTATTGGTAGGCCATGTTGTGGAAGCTGCCATGAGAAAAGCCGGAGAATAA